The genomic stretch GCTGTTGAACATAATTTAGAGATAATACCTGTTATAAATAAGATAGATTTACCTAATGCTAATATAACGGAAACTGAACTTGAAATAGAAGATTTAATAGGTATCCCTGGAGATGAGATATATAAAATAAGTGCAAAAGAAGGTACTGGAGTTGAAGAACTTTTAGAAGCTATTATAGAAAAAATCCCTGCTCCATCTGGAAAAGACGAAGATAAATTAAAAGCCTTAATTTTTGATGCAAAATATGACAAATATAGAGGAGTAATAGTATATGTAAGGATATTTGACGGTAGTGTAAAATCAGGTGATAAGATTATGACTTTTTCAAATAAACAAACATATGAGGTCGTTGAGGTTGGGGCATTTACACCAGAAATGAAAAAGGTGGATTCTCTTAACGCAGGGGATATAGGTTATATTATTGCTGGAATGAAGGAAGTATCGATGGCCAAAATTGGTGATACGATTACTAGTGCTAAAGACCCAACCAAAGAACCATTACCTGGATACAAGGAAGTTAAACCAATGGTATACGCAGGGATGTATCCCGGCATTCCCGAATATTATGAAGAATTAAGAAAAGCGCTTGAAAAGTTAAAATTGAATGATTCGGCGCTAGTATTTAATCCTGACCATTCACCAGCATTGGGTTTTGGATTTAGATGCGGTTTTTTGGGACTTTTACATATGGATGTTGTGAAAGAAAGACTTGAGAGAGAATTTGAAATGGCGGTTATTTTAACTGCTCCAAATGTTGAATATAAAGTGGTGTTAAAAAACGGGGAAGAATTATTAATAAATGACCCTGCAAAGTTTCCCAGTGAGAGTGAAATACAAGAGGTATATGAACCTTATGTGAAACTTTCTATAATTACTCCGCCAGAGTATCTTGGAAAACTAATGAATTTGGTACAGAACGAAAAAAGAGGTACCATGATATCAACTGAAAATGCAGGTTTTGAAAGAGTTGTGTTAAATTTTGAAGTACCATTGGCAGAGATAATTTTTGATTTCTTTGATAGAATGAAAGCTTTAAGTAGAGGGTATGCATCAATGGATTATGAATTAATTGGATATAGAAAAAGCGATTTGGTTAAAGTGACGATTTTAGTAAACAAAGAACCGGTGGAAGCTTTATCAATGATTGCTCATAAAGATAAAGCATACACTATGGCGAGGAAACTGGTAGATAAACTGGCAGAACTTATTCCTCAACATCAATTTGAAATACCTATACAAGCAAAAGCAGGCGGTAGAATAATAGCTCGTTCGACAGTTAAAGCGTTAAGAAAGGATGTTCTTGCCAAATGTTATGGTGGGGATGTTACAAGAAAAATGAAATTGCTTGAAAAGCAAAAAGAGGGTAAGAAAAAATTGAGAGAAATAGGACGAGTAAGTATACCACAAGAAGCATTTCTTGCCTTGCTGAAAGTTGGCGAAGATGAAAATAGTTAAGATTGTATTTTTACTCATTGCAACTATTTCAATAGGTTCTCAAGTTTATTTTACTGAAAATGGAATTTTAACAGATGTTGTAGCTGAATTTATAAAAAACTCAAAAAGTTTTTTATATATATCGTCGTATAGTTTAAATGAAGAAAAAATTGTAGAAGTAATAAAACAGGTTTACAATTCAGGAATTGATATAAAAATACTTTTGGAGACTCCGAGCCCGTTACTTGGAGATTCGGTAAAAATGGATTATGAGAAATCTTTACATCATGCAAAGTTTATCGTAAATGAAACAGGAGTGTTATTTGGGTCTGCCAATTTTACTAAAAGTGGGCTTGAGACGGGTTTTAACGATGTTATTTTTTTCGAAAACTATGTAGAACAATTCAGAAAATTATTCTTAAGTTTATGGAACAAAGGAGAAGTAGTAGGATGTCAACCATTTTTAGTTGTAGGTTATGATAATGTGGAAGAAAAGATATTGGATTTTATATCTCATGCAAGGAAAAGAATTTATGTGGTAGTTTATGCTTTTACGAATAAACAGATCTTTACACTATTAAAGTACAAAGAATCCAGAGGATTGGATGTAAGAATTATTACGGACTCTTGGTTTATAAATTCAAATTTAAACGAAATACCCAATAGAAATTTGAAGATAATATTTAAACCAATGTTACATCATAAATTTATGATTATCGATAATATGGTAATTTTGGGTTCTGCCAATTTTACGTTGAATGGATTAAATAAAAATTTTGAAATGATTTATATAACTGACGATTTTTTGGAAGAGTATTTAAAAATTTTTGAATATCTTTGGAGGTTTGAAAGTGGAAACAATAATTTTAAAGATTGATCCATTGGGAGAAATAGATATTAAAATTCCAGTAGAGATAATAAAAAAAGGGGGGCTTGTGGCATTTCCCACTGAAACTGTGTATGGACTGGGGGCTAGCGTTTTTAATGCACATGCTGTAAGTAATATATATAAGGTTAAGGGAAGGGCCTCAGATAATCCTCTAATTGTTCATGTAAGTGATTTTAATAGTGTAAGTGATATCGCAATATTACCTGAAAAGTTCGAAAAAGTTGTAAAGAAACTTACTCCAGGTCCAATTACATTTGTATTAAAGAAAAAAGAGGGTATACCAGATGTTGTAACTGCAGGTTTGAATACTGTTGGTGTCAGAATACCTGCACATCCAGTTGCTCGAAAATTATGTGAACTTGCTGGTCCTATTGCCGCTCCAAGCGCGAATCTTTCAGGAAAACCAAGTCCAACAAATGCGTCTGCTGTAATTGAGGACTTAAATGGAAAAATAGACTGTATAATTGATTCTGGTGATACACCTTTTGGGTTGGAATCGACAATAATAGATTTGTCGGGGTGTACACCTGTTGTTTTGAGACCTGGGCCAATAACAATAGAAGAATTAAGAGAAATATTTGGTGAAATAGATATTCCAGATTTTGTAAAAAATGCAAATCATGTAGAGAATCCCAAGGCTCCAGGAATGAAGTATAAGCATTATGCTCCAGAAAAACCATTATATATGTTTTATAGACATGAACGTGAGAAAATTTTAAAACTTGTGGAAAAAGAAAATGGTGTTATCATTTGTCCGGAAGAACATAGAAAACTGTATCCTAAAGAAAGGGTCATTATTCTTGGAAAACTTGAAAATCCATATTCAATAGCTCAAAATCTTTTTAAAGTATTGAGGTTGTTTGACAAAACGGGTTTTCAAGTTGGGTTTATCGAAGCATTTGAAGAAAGTGGTATACTATTTTCAGTGATGAATAGATTAAAAAAAGCTGCAAAGCTCTGGAGGTGATTTTGTGAATAATAAATGGAGATCCACAACGGTTGTTTGTGTAAGAAAAGATGATTCAGTAGTAATGGTTTCTGATGGACAGGTTACGTATGGAAATACCATTATGAAAGGAAATGCAAAAAAGGTAAGAAAGATGGGAGATGGTAAAGTTTTAGCGGGCTTTGCTGGTTCTGTAGCAGATGCAATGGCGCTCTTTGATAGATTTGAAGCAAAATATAGAGAATGGGGTGGAAATCTATTAAAAGCAGCAGTTGAACTTGCTAAAGATTGGAGAACTGATAGAATTTTAAGAAGATTAGAAGCACTTTTGCTAGTAGCAGATAAAGAGTATACTTTAATTGTGTCCGGAACTGGGGAAGTTATTCAACCTGAAGACAATATTGCATCTATAGGTTCAGGATCTCCTTATGCAATTGCCGCAGGAAGGGCTCTTTTAAGATATACAGATTTAAGTGCAAAAGAAATTGCTCTGGAGGCAATAAAGATAGCAAGTGAAATTTGTATATATACAAATGATAACTTTACCATAGAGGAGTTGTGATATGCCAATAAGTTATATGGAATTTTCAATTAAACTTTTTGGTATAAATTCATTAAAGGAAAAACGTTCAATAGTAAAAAGGTTAATTTCTGATATAAGAAATAAATTTAACGTTTCAGTTATTGAAAATGATCTCCAAGATTCCAAAAGTTATATTAACTTAGCTTTATCATTTGTAAGTATAAATAAAAGTGCTGCTTATAGAACAATGGAAAATTTAGAAGAATATATAGAACAGTTTTATAATGTAGAAAATGTAATAAAGGAGGTGTATGATTGATAGATAAAGAACTAGCAGAAATCAAAGAAATGGTGAAATTGTTAGTTACAAATGAAAGATTAACACATGTTGAGGGAACTGCAAAATTTGCTAAGACGTTAGCGTTAATTCATAATTTAGATCAAAATATTGCAGAATTTATGGCGTATGCTCATGATATTTTTAGGGATGTAATTTATGAAAAGTTGGTTAAAATAGCTAGAATTTATTCTATAGAAATTTCGACACATGATCAAGCTAACCCTGTTTTATTACATGGAAAAGTTGCTGCAGAATTTATTAAAAGAAGGTTCAATATAAATGATGATGATATTTTGACAGGTATAGCGTTCCACACATCAGGTTTTAAAAACTTTGGAGTTTATGGGAAAGTTTTATTTTTAGCTGATTCTCTTGAAGAAACAAGGACTTATCCCAATGTAGAGGAACTTAGAGAACTAGCATATAAAGATATTGACATAGCATATTTTGAAGTATTAAGGAATAAAATAATTTACGCGCTTTCCAGAGATTTGTTAATATTACCTGAAAGTGTAGATAGTTGGAATAGTATAATAGTAAAAAGAAAAGGAGGAGTTTTATGAGAAAAAAAAGAAAAAGTCGTGCAGGTTTGTGGATATCTATTGTAGTTCTAACAATAGTAGTTATATCAGGTTTTACATTTTGGAAAATATATTCAATAAAAAGTTCGCCAGAATTTAATGCATCAATAATTAGTCAATACTTATTTATAGATTCTACTAATAATGTGGGATATTACATATTTATTCAAGGAGAAAAAAGAAACCTTTATATTTTGAAAGTTAAAGATCATTCTTATAATTCAGCTAGTAAACAAGAGATTGATTTTAAAAGTCCTCTTTTGGCAAAAAGTTTGCTTGCAGATATGTTAGGAGTTAACGCTGTTTATGATTACTATGTAATTTTTGATAATACTGTTGAAGATTTTTCAAATGCTTTTGGAATTAACACTAACAATTTTGATACTCTTTTTGAAAAACTTTCTCAGAGAGGTTTAAAATTTTTTGATTATTTCAAATTAGATGGGATAATAAAAAAATTAAGACCTAACACAACGCTTACTTCCCCAGCGTTAGCAAAATTGTTATACGCATTTGGAAATTATAGTGTTAAAACATTTGATTTACCAACAATGACAGAAAAACCTTTAAAAATAACTGTATCAGGGAAAACTTTTGAAAGGTTATATATTGATTTAGAAAAATTAGAGCAATTAAAGAAATTATTAGGAGGTGAATTATGAAAAAACTAATTATTTCAATGTTTTTAATTGGTTTATCTTTAATGGGTTTGTCTATCGATATCTATGGAGGGTATAATTACGTTTTTACTCCTGACAGTACTATAAGTAGCTTTTTTGATGTTTCTGTTGATATCCCGTTAAATGAAAATGATAACACGCAATTTGGTTTGTCTTTAAATTTACTTTCTATAACTACCGATGTTGACAGTTTTTTCTTTTCATTGACAACATATGGAAAATACAATACTAAAACTTCGTCTGGAATTTTCTCGGTGTTTGGTAAAGGTGGAGCTGTTTTTCCAATAGATTTCAGTTTTTCTTCTGTCGGATATATGGTTTTTGCGGGGATTAGGTATTACTTTAATCAATTTTTTGTTGGTTTTTCGTATGAAGTTATATACTTGTATAATGATTTAAAGTTGGATGTTATTCCAATACAATTTGGATACAATTTTTGAAGGGGGAAGTGATTTGATAAAAGAAGGCGATAAAGTTTTGTTATATGGAGAGGACGGCAGTAAGATAATAATTAGAGTGGAAGCTAATAAAAAAAAGGGGACACATCTTGGACATGTTGATATGAACGACATAATCGGAAAAAAATATGGAGAACAAATAGTTTTGGGTCGGAAAAGAAGAGTTTTTTATCTTCTAAAGCCGACGTTTATTGATCTGATTTTCAGTATGAAAAGAAGAACACAGATTATCTATCCAAAGGATGCATCCTATATTTTGTTTAAATTGGATATTAAACCAGGTGATAGAGTTATAGATACTGGCGTAGGTAGTGGAGCAATGTGTGGAGCATTTGCAAGAATCGTGGGTAAAGAAGGAAAGGTATATGGATATGAACGCAGGGAAGATTTTTACAATTTGGCAAAGAAAAATTTAAAAGAGTGGGGATTAGAAAATTTTGTTGAATTAAAATTGAAGGATATCGCTAATGGTTTTGATGAAACAAACGTAGATGCTTTGATGTTAGATGTCCCAGATCCGTATAATTATATTCAACAATGTTGGTCTGCTCTAAAAGGTGGCGGAAAAATGGGGATTATTTGTCCCACCACTAACCAAGTACAAGAAGTTTTAGAAAGATTATATGAAATGCCATTTATTGAAGTAGAAGTTTGGGAGAATTTGATGCGAAGGTATAAACCTGTACCTGAAAGATTAAGACCATTTGATAGAATGGTAGCACATACTACTTATTTAGTTTTTGCTACAAAAGTTAATAGTAAAATTGGAGGTGTTTTTGATGAATAAAAAGAGGATTTTGACGATAATTTCTGTGTTAATCTTGGCTTTATTTGGAAGTATATTTTTAACAGCGGCGACTGACAATCAGTTTCAAAAAGATCTCACTCCACTTGCTGAAACATTGTATTACATTTTAAATTATTATTATGATATCGACAATGTTAATGTTGACAAAGTGATAGATTATGGAATTGATGGTTTGATAAAGGGATTAGGTGATGATTTTAGTTATTATTATAACAAAGAAATGTATGAAGAGCAGTCGATCGAAAACGAAGGAGAATATGGAGGCTTAGGAATAGAAGTGACTTATGATTCTGAATATAAAGCTATAAAGGTTATTAGTCCAATGTATGGAACTCCAGCTTGGCGGGCTGGTATAAAGGCGGGCGATTTAATTGTTCAAATTGATAGTACTCCTGTTAAGAATGTTTCATACTTAGAAGCAGTAAGTATGATGAGAGGTAAACCAGGAACTAAAGTGAAATTAACCATTCTCAGAGGTGAGGAAGTTTTAAATTTTGAATTAGTAAGAGAAGTTATAAAGATTATTCCTGTAAAGTATGGTTTTATTGAGAGTGAAGTTGGACGTATTGGTTATGTAAGACTTACACGATTTAATCAACCATCTGCAACAAAACTTGAAGAAATCTTAACAAAGGTATATGACAAAGGTGTTGTTGCTTTAATTTTTGATTTAAGAGATAATCCAGGTGGCTTTTTAGATAGTGCAGTTGAAATAGGTAGTATGTTCCTCGACGCGGGTAAGTTGATTGTTACTGTTGAGCCTCGAGTGGGGCAAATCGAAAGATATGAAAGTAAAGGAAATAATTTCCCAAAAGTTCCAATTGTTGTGCTGGTAAATGGTGGTTCTGCTTCGGCAGCCGAAATTATAACAGGAGCGTTAAAGGATAATAAGCGTGCAGTGATAATAGGACAAAAAACCTTTGGTAAAGGGTCAGTACAAAGTGGTTTCCCATTAAGTAATGGTGGTGTAGCATTTATTACTATAGCTCATTACAAAACACCAAATGGTAATGACATTCATAAAGTGGGGATTGAGCCTGATATATGGGTAACGGAAGAAGCAACAAAACTAGTCCATGAAGCTGAAGTTGTGGATTATACCAAAGAATTTACAGAGGTTGATGTAAATGATCCGTACATAAAAAGAGCACTACAATATATAATCGAGAAGAAATGAGAACATTTTTTTGGGGATTTTTATTGATAGTGTTTAGTTTCATTGTTTTAACTGTCTTTCTCGTAATAAGTAATAAGGATATGGAGATTGTGGAAATTCAATCTCCTCCCCTTTTTGTTTTTAAAAATCCTTTTTTAGACCATATTCAAAAAATAAAAACGGAATTCGTTTTGCAAAAGGTTTTGTCAGAAACTAGTATATATGGTAATGGGAAGTTTTTATTAAGTAGTCTTGGTAAGGTTAGGGAAGTAAAATATTACTTTGACACAACAAAATCTGATTATTATTTTGTGGAGTTTTCTAAAAGATATTGGTGGGGAAGCAAGAAATTTTCTTACCTTTCATTTAGAGGTAATGAATTTTACTATGTGCCACACGTAGTTTTATCTGAAACTGATGAAAAAAACTTTGGAAAAGCGTTGTTAAGAGCTTTAACAGGGGATTCGGTAAGTATTTCCAGTGAAGATGTGAAAAGCAAAATAAAAATGTTAATTCTAAAAAAATATGGGGTTGTTATAAAATGAGGAAAAACGATTTGAAATTTTTTATATTTATTTTTTCATTATTAATTTACACCTTATTATCAAAAATTTTGAGTGTTTACTTAATAACACTTGGGAGATTTTATCTCAGTTATTTTTTTATTTACTTTTTACTTTTAAGTCTATTTGCTTCTGTAAAAGGTAAAATTTTTCTATTTGATGAAATATATAGATTTTGGGTTTACGCTTTTGCACCAATATTAGTTTACATATTTTTTAATTTAAATGTAATTACTCCATTTTATATTAGTGGGAACTTTGCATATTTTATCTGTTTTTTGTTTTCAAATTTTTATAATTCAAATTTTAAAGAACGTAAATTTATAATTTTGTTTAGGACACTTGGATTTTTCTTCTTTATTTTGGGGGTGTCATTGAATTGGAAAATTTTCTAGCGAAATTTGTTTTAAAGAACGCAAAATGGTTGATACTAATTTTTACAATACTTGGGATAATATTTGGAACATATAGCTTTATTAATATCCGTGTAAATGCTGAACTAACAGAACTTGCTCCCAAAGGAGTACCGGAATTTGATAACTTGATAAAATTTACAAAAGAAAAAGTAGTTTCTAACAGTTTGCTTGTAGTTGTGAAAGTTCAAAAAGTAAAGAATATCCCGGAATTTGCAAGGGAGTTAAAGGAGAGTTTCGAACAAACTCCTTATATTTCTGGTGCAGAACCTTTTGACAATCCTGAAACAATGATAAAATATGGAATTTTTGCTGTTGATGAAAGTAATTTAAATAATATTCTTGGATACTATAATGCGGTAATTAATGTTGAACCTAGGTCAGTGATTGATTTTAGATTTTGGAGAAATTTGGGTATTTCTGTAAGTGTGGTTTCAAATTATGTTAATGAATTTTTTGCAAGAAGTGGTATTAGAAAATATTATCTTTATTCCAAAGATGGAGAGCTTCTTTTAATGAATTTCTCCATGGCTAAACCAGTTACTGATGTTGACTTTATAAACGAAGCAATTCCTAAACTAAAAGAAATTTCAAAACGACTTTCTGAAAAGTGGAATGTTGAACTCCTTTTCAGTGGTTCAGCGATGAATAACTACTTGGGAAATCAACAGGTAAAAAAAGATTTTCAAACAACAACGATAATATCTTTGATTGGAATTTCAATAATACTTCTAGTTTCATATGGCAGTACTTCTGCCATGTTGTTCCTTTTTTATTCGATGTTGTTGAGTATGGGAATAAGTTTAGGAATTATTATATTATTGTTTAAGGAGATAAATATTATAACCTCTTTTGTTAATGCGATGCTTTTGGGGTTAGGTATAGACTATGGTATACATATTACGGCTAAGATTCATGAAAATTTAAGATTGTATGGTAAAAACAGAGAGAGTATAATTGAAGCTATAAGAGAAAATTTTGTGCCTTCTTTAGTTTCAGCAATTACAACATCATTAGCATTACTGGCAATTGCGTTGAGCCCATCAATCCCATTGAAACAAATGGGAATTTCCTCAGCGATAGGTGTAATAGTTTTTTTCTTGGTTATGAATTTATTGATCCCAGCTTTTTATTATAAATTTATAAGTAAAATAACTATTCCTAAAAAAGAATATTTTTCAAGGTTTGTAGAAATAACTAGGAAATTTCATCCATTAACGCTTGCAGTATGGGTTGTGTTAATTGTTGCAAGTGTTTTTGCTTATTTTGCAGTAAAAGATTTCTCTTATACTCCTCCCGGTCTTGTATCTCAGGATTCTGAAGCAGTAATAGCTTTGAATTTGGCTACTAAAGAATTTGGTGAATTTGGTATCGGACAAGTAGTAGTTGGTGCTAAGAGTTTTGAAGAGTTGAAGGCTATAAAGGAATATCTTGAAAATTCAAGATATTTTTCTAACACCTTTTCAATTTTGAATTTTGTGGAGAATCCTGAAAGAATTTCGGAGATTGAAACAACATTTTATAAAGAGATTTTCAATGTTGTAAATGAACCAATTTTAGTAGTGATATTTCAAAAATACAAACTTTATAACAGTTTGATTGAAACACTAAAAATGTTGAGAACTACAAAAACTTTTGAAGATGTATTAACAAATATTGAGAAAGATATTCCTCTCTTGTTCTTTAATGATCTAGAGGGTAATAAATATTTCTTGATTTATGCAAAAGAAAATATTGATTTATGGATAGATAATAATTTGAAATTGATTTATGGAGAAGTATTAAAAAACTATACAGTATTTGGTTATCCAGCGTTATTTTATAAGGTAATGAGATATTTAGTTGCTTCTGTAAGTAAAGCAGTTTATTTTGTTTTTGCAGCAATTTTATTAATCTTGATGATTGATCAAAGAAATATTTTTAAAGCCTTTAAAATTTCTTTTTTAGTCATTTTGTCAATTCTCGCTACGATAGGTTTGGGATACTTCGGATATAATATTGATTTAACGTTTTTAAATCTTCTTATAGTCCCCATCTTTTTGGGAATGGGTGTGGATAGTATGGTCCACCTGTCACATAGTATAAGATACGGTAGAGAGAGTGTTATTAAAACTGAGAAGGCTGTTACTGTATCTATATTTACGACCATAATGGCATTTGGAAGTTTTATGATGGCCCAAGGAAAACTTTTAAAAGAGTTTGGCATACTTGTAGTAATTGGTTTGGTAATATCTTGGTTTGTGAGTATATTTATTTATTTAAATGGTGAAGATAAACCGAAAAAGAATTGAATTAACTTTTTTTAATTTTCTTAAACATTGGGAGGAATAAAATAATAGTTCCGAAAGTTAACACAAGGTAGTATGATAAAAATCTGTAAAAGAGTACTCCTTTTATTATTAATTCTGCATTCATAGCAAAAGGCTTTAAAGTGTTTGTAAAAACTAATTCAAAACTACCGCTTGCACCGGGAGTAGGAACTAAAAAAGCAACAGCATTAACAATGTTAATGGTAGCAAAAAACTCAACAAATTTAATATTTATATTTGTAAAAATACTGATTGCATAATAAAAGACATAACTTTGAAATAGAAGAAGAAAAAACATCATAATCATGTCGTAAATTAACAGGAAAGGGTGTTCTCTAAATATTTTTTTGATAACGTCGTCTAATTCTAAAAACCATTTTTCTATTTTTTCTAAATTGACAATTTTTTTAACTAAAGGTATTTTTGCAAGTGTTAATATTAATTTAGAAATCATTTTTGGAAAGATTATACTCAAAAGTATAATAAAAGAAGAAAGAAAAGTTAGAAGTATTCCAATATTTACGAGGTTTTTTGAGATTCCAGCAACATTTTTGGAAAAAATGAAAATATATGTTATATCAATTAGAAACATGAGAAAAATCATTTCGAAAAGTCTAAGGAAAACGACTTGAGTGGCGTAAGAGGATTTTACGCCTTTTTTGTTAAGATATAAGATTTGAAATGGTTGACCGCCAACTGAAAAGGGGGTTATTGCCGAGAAATAGGCAGTTATAAAGCAGGAATTGATTGAAGAGATTAAATTAATTTTTTGCCCTAAAGTTTTAAAAACCAAATAATGTTTGATTCCATCAATTACGAAAGAAAGAATAGTTAATATAATGGCTATAATCAGTTCTTTTAAAGTAATTGAGTTTAATATATGTAAAATGATATTTTTGCTTAGTGTTGCACTATATGCAAAAAGAACTAGACCTGAAATTACCACTGATCCAATTATTCCAAAATATATTTTTTTATTCATTTTTCTTTATTCGCTCCCTTTTTTTGATAATATGAATGAGTATAATAATTGTCATAGGTTATTTTGTTAATGTTAAATGCAACATCGAACCATAATTTGAATGAGTGAAGTAAGGCTCTAAATGTACCATTTTCTTTAAATCTTCTGTTTGAGGTTAGAACAATTAAGCTTGGAATAAATTTAACTTTCCCATGTTTGGAAAGTTTTTTTGCTAATCTAAAATCTTGCGATGCTAAATTACTGTTCGTATTGTATCCTCCAACCTTGTCGTATATTTCCTTTTTTATTGCAAAGTTTGCTGCTCCAACGATATATGTATTTGTAAAAACTTTTGAAAGAAAATCTGCTATTGTATAACCAAGCAAAGTGAAAAAATTTGATATTTTTCCATTCTCAATGAAAACTAATGGACCATAAACTGCAACAATTTTTTCACTTTTATTAAACGCTTCAACTATTTTTTCTAAATAATTTGTCGGGTATAAACTATCAGCGTCACAATTTACTATAATTTCTCCTTTGGCATTTTTAAAACCAGTAGTCATTGCATTGATTGAGCCTTTTTTTTCCTCAAAAAGAATTTTATCAGCAAATTTTTTTGCTATATTTACGGAATTATCTGTGCTTCCATTGTCAACAACAATAAGTTCGTAATTTTTATATGATTGTTGGCGAATATTCTTAAGTGTGTTTTCAAGAATTTTTTCTTCGTTTAGTACAGGTACGACAATACTAATTAAAGGTTGATTTTTCATATAAACTCCCTCACATTTTTTCTCTTTTTACCTTATACCATTCTGTTACTTTATTTAACGGGCCTAAGATATAACTTTCAATTAAAACAAACATTTCAAATAACATTAATAATGGAGTAAAGATAAAAGAGTACAACAAAGAGAAAAAGCCCATTTTTTTACTATCCAATGAACTTACTGCCATTAATATATATACACTGACAACCAACCCAAATAAGTATAAGAAGGAATTAGTGTTAAAGAAAATATCAATGAATAAAGTATAGATTGGCGAAAAGATTAACAACCCGATTAATATGTACACAAATAAATAGAAAAAATGTCCCTCTTTAATTCTCTTAAACATTTCGCGGAAACCACCAACATACCATCTTTTATGTTGTTTCCATAAATCTTTAAAATTAGAAACAAATTGTATGCCAATATAGGGATATGTGGAATAATATTCTTTTACCTTCATTTTGGAAAGTTTGGTAGCCATACTAAAATCGTCTACCAATGTTTCTGGATCAACTGGTAATATTTTTTCTAATAAATCTCTTCTGAAAAACACTCCATTTCCCATGAAGATCATTTTTACAAAAATATTTGAATAAAAAATGGCTTTTACAAAGTTAAAGTAAATTTCTTGAATGATGTGTACCGGTTTGAATTTAAAGTTATATGCTTCAAAATTTGTGAAGATCATATGCACTTTCTCATTTGAGAAACAAAAAATATGAGAAGAGATGTAATTTTTGGGAATTCTTGCATCTGCATCAATTAATAAGATAATGTCACCTTTTGCTATTTCCATTGCTTCATTTATAGATTGAGGTTTTCCTTTTCTTCCTTTTTTTAACAAAACTTTTAGATTAGAAAATTCGTTTTCTAAATTTTTGGCAATATTGAAAGTATTATC from Thermosipho atlanticus DSM 15807 encodes the following:
- a CDS encoding glycosyltransferase, which gives rise to MYYLTGAFYVISILISLIIVLYGKYKNEKRTNYLHENRNPDYTPFVSVIIPTWNEEEVIENTIRTVENSSYKNIEIIVIDDNSTDNTFNIAKNLENEFSNLKVLLKKGRKGKPQSINEAMEIAKGDIILLIDADARIPKNYISSHIFCFSNEKVHMIFTNFEAYNFKFKPVHIIQEIYFNFVKAIFYSNIFVKMIFMGNGVFFRRDLLEKILPVDPETLVDDFSMATKLSKMKVKEYYSTYPYIGIQFVSNFKDLWKQHKRWYVGGFREMFKRIKEGHFFYLFVYILIGLLIFSPIYTLFIDIFFNTNSFLYLFGLVVSVYILMAVSSLDSKKMGFFSLLYSFIFTPLLMLFEMFVLIESYILGPLNKVTEWYKVKREKM